The proteins below come from a single Asterias rubens chromosome 9, eAstRub1.3, whole genome shotgun sequence genomic window:
- the LOC117295016 gene encoding uncharacterized protein LOC117295016, with protein sequence MGDVRDVHEGEASGGTKEDTMSSMDSQDTRSDKKKALKGSFWQRRQDVIAWLSAMVFILACLGGMFGLGALRHWDANTGYDHNKSATSEERFLPEPFDPDPDMKGRHGADAVGRWYYWKLPPSQANALTRAVVWLCYTSHQLLMWGCIFYGQKQKLVWQSSTAPRYSGKLEKFNIVALLVNALFHVLHLGQTHLTYDATAQDVSVASSQSSVIMLLVLVLVLEYRDRGLAFGWPTARNTDAFSRKLRLPQGTVNMIRKYHGYAFAWASIYTFWYHPMENTWGHAMGFMHTFMIMLQGSLIYTNMHLNRYWRLTLEAWVILHGSVVASQTGGPDLNGTLLWPMFCFGFLWVFSFTQVYGLQFWKKLPAWVRPTPFLIYLAVTIGIYSTLPDRQGRYWIRLNEIIRIPAIEYLAALFAWLLVEIFLFIERKVQSRSDGPKEPLSPAWEALYIMGVLFIYASMVTVSALVQVLDWQMSLITLMILLVFVFIVGVSIANMLLKQCFRRPAGKPIVAPAEEKDAVVPTAYGSTYENGVTNDLFEKSDL encoded by the exons ATGGGGGACGTACGCGATGTACACGAAGGCGAAGCAAGTGGTGGAA CAAAAGAGGACACTATGAGTTCCATGGATAGTCAGGATACCAGATCTGATAAAAAGAAAGCCCTCAAG GGATCTTTCTGGCAGCGACGGCAAGATGTGATTGCTTGGTTGTCTGCAATGGTATTCATACTGGCTTGTTTGGGAGGTATGTTTGGCTTAGGAGCACTACGTCACTGGGACGCCAACACGGGCTATGACCACAATAAGAGTGCAACCTCGGAGGAGCGGTTCTTGCCTGAACCTTTTGACCCCGACCCAGACATGAAAGGGCGTCACGGAGCTGACGCAGTAGGCCGTTGGTACTACTGGAAACTTCCTCCAAGCCAAGCCAACGCCTTAACCAGGGCTGTCGTCTGGCTGTGCTACACCAGTCATCAGTTGCTTATGTGGGGATGCATCTTCTACGGCCAGAAGCAGAAGCTAGTGTGGCAGTCCAGCACAGCACCTCGATACTCCGGGAAGCTGGAGAAGTTTAACATCGTTGCTTTACTCGTCAACGCTTTGTTTCATGTGCTTCATCTTGGGCAGACGCACTTGACGTACGATGCAACTGCGCAGGACGTCTCGGTCGCTAGCTCGCAGAGCTCCGTTATCATGCTGCTCGTATTGGTGCTGGTCTTGGAGTATCGGGATCGTGGTCTTGCTTTCGGATGGCCTACTGCCCGCAACACCGACGCCTTCAGTCGGAAGCTTCGTCTACCTCAAGGTACTGTCAACATGATACGCAAGTACCACGGCTACGCCTTCGCCTGGGCTTCCATCTACACCTTCTGGTATCACCCCATGGAGAACACGTGGGGACATGCCATGGGATTCATGCACACCTTTATGATCATGCTGCAAGGCAGTCTGATCTATACTAACATGCATCTAAATCGATACTGGCGACTGACCCTTGAAGCCTGGGTGATCCTCCACGGTAGCGTGGTGGCCTCCCAGACCGGAGGACCTGATCTAAACGGCACCCTCTTGTGGCCGATGTTCTGCTTTGGTTTCCTCTGGGTGTTTTCGTTCACTCAGGTGTACGGTCTCCAGTTCTGGAAGAAGCTCCCTGCTTGGGTGCGCCCGACACCCTTCCTTATCTACTTAGCGGTTACCATCGGGATCTACTCGACGCTTCCTGACCGACAGGGACGCTACTGGATCAGGCTGAATGAGATCATTCGTATTCCTGCGATTGAGTATCTGGCTGCCCTGTTTGCCTGGCTCCTGGTTGAAATCTTCTTGTTCATTGAGAGAAAG GTTCAATCCCGATCTGATGGCCCCAAGGAGCCACTCAGCCCAGCCTGGGAGGCCCTGTACATCATGGGTGTCCTCTTCATCTACGCCAGCATGGTCACCGTCAGCGCACTGGTACAAGTATTGGATTGGCAGATGAGTTTGATCACGCTCATGATACTGCTAGTGTTCGTCTTCATCGTTGGTGTGTCGATCGCCAATATGCTGCTCAAGCAGTGCTTCCGTAGGCCGGCCGGTAAGCCCATCGTAGCACCAGCTGAGGAGAAAGATGCGGTTGTGCCTACGGCCTACGGATCTACCTATGAAAACGGAGTGACAAATGATCTATTTGAGAAGAGCGACTTGTAA